The genomic region TTTGGATTTATGTATCACGTGTATTCCGGGAATGGCACGTTCTATACTTGTTTTCAGCTCTCCGAGATATTGATTTATCTTTTCCAAACTTTCCGTGCGTGGCTCTATCGGAATATAGGTAAGGTCAATATCAACCGAGTAACGTGGCAAATTTTGGTGGAACAGGTTAATAGCTGTGCCTCCATGAACTGCAAAATCCGTTATCTTGTAAACCAAAGGCATAATGCGTAGTAACAATGCCACCTGTTTTTTATATTGTTGATTATTCATAATCGTTTAATTCTTTTGGGACAATCATCTTATACTTGCTGATATATATACCGGATTTGACGAGTTGGAGTTTATGTGTCCCCAAATCTATTTTTGTAAGGTCTAAGTCTTCATACCAATAATGCCCCGCTTTTTCAGCCATATATAGAAACAGCCTCTTCATTTTGTAATGTTTTGTGGTTTCCAATAACGATTGGACAACATTTGGACGCAGAGTGGTCAGCTGCTCCATGATATAAAATAAATCCATATAATCATATTGTCGCGGTGTAAGCAACAGACATTCCATAAAAGCCTGCTCAGGGGAGGATATAAGCAGCCTCCAGTCCAAGTATGTTAAAGTTGTTATCTGTGCACGGACAAATACTTCTGTCTTGAAGAACTTAAATTCACGGTCGAAAACGTCATGCTTCATCCATTGCGGCATTTTATCACTTGCCGTTGATATCATTAACAAAGGCTTGCCCATAGGTACATAATGATTGAAACCCCAAAGTTCCAAAGCAGAATGCGCCGCAACACGAAAACTCTTTCCTACTTGTTCGTTGAAGGACTGCAAAGCACCAAAAGCGGACAGCGTGTCGCCTGTGCGGTACATGACTCCCTTGCATAGAGAGGATAACCAACCGGAAGAACGATACC from Prevotella nigrescens harbors:
- a CDS encoding type IV toxin-antitoxin system AbiEi family antitoxin domain-containing protein; translated protein: MSVLKGKKINQMLQSGQKNGLLFATWLVEHGYSRQLLSRYRSSGWLSSLCKGVMYRTGDTLSAFGALQSFNEQVGKSFRVAAHSALELWGFNHYVPMGKPLLMISTASDKMPQWMKHDVFDREFKFFKTEVFVRAQITTLTYLDWRLLISSPEQAFMECLLLTPRQYDYMDLFYIMEQLTTLRPNVVQSLLETTKHYKMKRLFLYMAEKAGHYWYEDLDLTKIDLGTHKLQLVKSGIYISKYKMIVPKELNDYE